From the Priestia aryabhattai genome, one window contains:
- a CDS encoding DUF418 domain-containing protein: MNPSPLPLNERLVVLDIIRGIALLGIFLVNIPAFTSPIFIFQLYDVPYEYEGMDAYIDLFLLLFVQGKFFTIFSFLFGLGCGIFLHRAEERHYFAAALWSRRMAALLLIGLFHLIFFWYGDILHVYAIGGFLLFFFYNRKTKTILLWAMGLLCFFYLLACMQFFMPAHVLQDAQSEYKVLHEHLLTQYLSTYRQADYLSWLFYRLNVEVVPMLLNLPFSILPVFSMFLFGLYTAKKKLVNKIEQNRSFFKKIQLITGAAGFTLTIILAILKLEILKYGLYQQAAIHLFTSLSGIFLCFFYLTTLLLFLQFSPYASMLVLFKYSGTMALTTYLSQTLICLGIVRAFGLYGTLTLTESTIICLIIYTLQLFLNKWWLFYFYYGPCEWLWRSFTYRSFPPLRRNRKASA, from the coding sequence ATGAACCCCTCTCCACTTCCCCTTAACGAACGTCTTGTTGTTCTTGATATTATTCGGGGCATTGCTTTGCTAGGCATTTTTTTAGTAAATATACCGGCTTTTACTTCTCCGATATTTATTTTTCAGCTGTACGATGTTCCTTATGAGTATGAAGGAATGGATGCTTATATTGATTTATTCCTGCTGCTGTTTGTTCAAGGAAAGTTTTTTACCATTTTTTCTTTTTTATTTGGACTTGGATGTGGAATCTTTTTGCATAGAGCTGAAGAAAGGCATTACTTTGCCGCTGCTTTGTGGTCAAGAAGAATGGCTGCTTTGCTATTAATCGGGCTTTTTCATCTTATCTTTTTCTGGTATGGAGACATTTTGCATGTGTATGCCATTGGCGGTTTTTTATTGTTCTTTTTTTATAATCGAAAAACCAAGACAATTTTGCTGTGGGCAATGGGCTTACTATGCTTTTTTTACCTTTTGGCTTGCATGCAGTTTTTTATGCCAGCACACGTCTTGCAGGATGCTCAGTCGGAGTATAAAGTTTTACATGAACATTTATTAACACAGTATTTATCCACCTACCGACAGGCAGACTATTTATCTTGGCTGTTTTATCGTTTGAATGTTGAAGTGGTGCCTATGCTATTAAATCTACCATTTTCTATCTTGCCCGTATTTTCTATGTTTTTATTTGGCTTATATACTGCTAAAAAAAAATTAGTAAATAAGATCGAACAAAATCGTTCTTTTTTTAAGAAAATTCAGTTAATAACAGGCGCAGCAGGTTTTACTTTAACTATCATTCTCGCTATCTTAAAACTAGAAATTTTAAAATATGGACTCTATCAGCAGGCGGCCATTCACCTTTTTACAAGTTTGAGCGGCATTTTTCTATGTTTTTTTTATCTTACCACCTTACTGTTATTCCTGCAATTTTCTCCTTACGCTTCGATGCTGGTTCTTTTTAAGTATAGTGGAACAATGGCATTAACAACTTACCTTAGCCAAACTTTGATCTGCCTGGGGATAGTTCGAGCCTTTGGTTTATACGGAACTCTTACCTTAACGGAAAGCACGATTATTTGTCTCATTATATATACACTCCAGCTTTTTCTTAATAAGTGGTGGCTTTTTTATTTCTATTATGGTCCGTGTGAATGGTTATGGCGAAGCTTTACGTACCGATCTTTCCCGCCGCTCAGACGGAACAGGAAAGCTTCAGCTTAA
- a CDS encoding PadR family transcriptional regulator encodes MSVKLVILGLLMEGNKHPYEIQQTINERQMKHYIKLASGSLYYAFDTLEKDQLVKVVDVIRETNRPEKTVYSITDAGREEFERLYFEQLLKKEHMHRPVYAALSFTSYVDQEKVASALEKKIEETAAYLEKMQNLYKVKKADHSIAILSIIMRTIMHLKVELTWFTHLREAAKSNKLTEVDDGYFEDVEKIVNEF; translated from the coding sequence ATGAGTGTTAAATTAGTCATATTGGGTTTATTGATGGAAGGAAATAAGCACCCTTATGAAATTCAGCAAACCATTAATGAAAGACAAATGAAGCACTATATCAAACTTGCAAGCGGTTCTTTATATTATGCCTTTGATACGCTTGAAAAAGATCAATTGGTGAAAGTAGTAGATGTGATTCGAGAGACGAACAGACCTGAAAAGACCGTTTATTCCATCACGGATGCAGGAAGAGAAGAATTTGAGCGTCTTTATTTTGAACAGCTGTTGAAAAAAGAGCATATGCATAGACCTGTTTATGCTGCTCTTTCATTTACTTCTTACGTGGATCAAGAAAAAGTGGCTTCTGCTTTAGAAAAAAAGATTGAGGAGACGGCTGCTTATTTAGAAAAAATGCAAAATTTATATAAAGTTAAAAAAGCAGATCATTCCATTGCCATTTTGTCCATCATTATGCGCACGATTATGCATTTGAAAGTGGAACTAACTTGGTTCACTCATTTGCGCGAAGCCGCTAAAAGTAACAAACTTACAGAAGTAGATGACGGTTATTTTGAAGACGTTGAAAAAATCGTAAATGAGTTTTAA
- the sucA gene encoding 2-oxoglutarate dehydrogenase E1 component, which translates to MGNETSNRGEPWQGFLGPNYGYVLEQYELYEEQSDLVDPELKELFDYWGAPPLNESEQVQQAEYAQAAPSANTSKIASAIKLAENIRAYGHLYASIKPLESEKKDPVLLHLEDYNLKQEDLKSIPVDILCTNAPSHVKNGLDAINYLTDVYTKTIAFEFHHVHNMEENKWLTDMVESGAIFQPLSNEKRTSVLKRLTEVEGFEQFLHRTFVGQKRFSIEGVDMLIPLVDELIARSVETSPKTVNIGMAHRGRLNVLAHVLGKPYEMIFAEFQHAPNKELVPSEGSIGINYGWTGDVKYHLGADKQIKAENTVRARLTLASNPSHLEFVNPVVEGFTRAAQDERDVNGYPKQDVKKSFAILIHGDAAFPGEGIVQETLNLNQLTGYQTGGTIHIIANNMIGFTTESVDSRSTKYASDLAKGFEIPIVHVNADDPEACLAAAYFAYEYRRRFNKDFLIDLIGYRRFGHNEMDEPSVTQPKMYEIVTKRPTVRAMYAKQLEEQNVIQSGQADQINEELQAKLKAAYEKVPPKAEKQHRIMEMPQAVFKGISDIDTSVTKEELFEVNQELVKYPEGFNVFPKLDRILSKRAKAFEENESVDWSLGEAFAFATILRDGTPIRITGQDSERGTFAHRHLVLHDHKTGDVYSPLHAMKNVSASFDIRNSPLSEGSVLGFEYGYNVFAPETLVLWEAQFGDFANAGQVIIDQFIAAGRAKWGQKSGMVLLLPHGHEGQGPEHSSARLERYLQLAGENNWTIANVTSAAQYFHLLRRQAAILQREEVRPLVVMTPKSLLRNAFSVSNLEEFTKGSFRLVVEQPGLGKKEDTVERIVLCSGKISSELTERLNKAEDDKDWLHVLRLEQIYPFPRRVIAEIFARYKNLKEIVWLQEEPENMGAWNYVEDRLREVAPEGATVEYIGRTRRSSPAEGDPTVHRQEQERILQDALTKNEIANDVVTR; encoded by the coding sequence ATGGGTAACGAAACGTCGAATAGAGGGGAGCCTTGGCAAGGATTTTTAGGTCCGAACTATGGCTATGTATTAGAACAGTATGAGTTATATGAAGAGCAGTCAGATCTAGTTGATCCAGAGCTAAAAGAATTATTTGATTATTGGGGTGCTCCTCCATTAAATGAAAGTGAGCAGGTTCAACAAGCTGAATACGCACAGGCTGCACCTTCAGCTAACACATCTAAAATCGCATCGGCTATTAAGCTAGCGGAAAACATCCGTGCTTATGGTCATCTATACGCATCAATTAAGCCTCTTGAAAGCGAGAAAAAAGATCCTGTCTTGCTTCACTTGGAAGATTACAATTTAAAGCAAGAAGATTTGAAATCAATTCCGGTTGATATTTTATGTACAAATGCGCCATCACACGTTAAAAATGGTTTAGACGCAATTAACTATTTAACAGATGTCTACACAAAAACCATTGCGTTTGAATTCCATCACGTACATAACATGGAAGAGAATAAGTGGCTGACTGATATGGTCGAGTCAGGTGCTATTTTCCAACCTCTTTCAAATGAGAAACGAACTTCTGTATTAAAGCGTTTGACAGAAGTAGAAGGCTTTGAACAATTTTTACACCGTACATTTGTCGGACAAAAACGCTTTTCTATCGAAGGTGTAGATATGTTAATTCCACTTGTAGATGAACTGATTGCACGCTCAGTGGAAACAAGCCCGAAAACGGTCAATATCGGTATGGCTCATCGTGGACGCTTAAATGTATTGGCACACGTATTAGGCAAGCCGTATGAAATGATTTTTGCAGAATTCCAGCATGCACCTAACAAAGAATTGGTTCCTTCAGAAGGTTCAATCGGTATTAACTACGGCTGGACGGGAGACGTAAAATATCACCTGGGTGCCGACAAACAAATTAAAGCAGAGAACACAGTTCGAGCTCGTTTGACATTGGCTAGCAATCCTAGTCACTTGGAGTTTGTTAATCCGGTTGTGGAAGGGTTTACAAGAGCGGCTCAAGATGAGCGTGATGTGAATGGATACCCAAAACAAGATGTGAAAAAATCGTTCGCGATTTTAATTCACGGAGATGCTGCGTTCCCTGGTGAAGGTATTGTACAAGAAACGCTGAACTTAAATCAATTGACTGGTTATCAAACAGGTGGAACAATCCATATTATTGCTAACAACATGATTGGATTTACGACAGAAAGCGTCGATTCTCGTTCAACAAAATATGCAAGTGACTTAGCAAAAGGGTTTGAAATTCCAATTGTTCACGTAAACGCGGATGATCCGGAAGCCTGTTTAGCAGCTGCTTATTTTGCTTATGAGTATCGCAGACGTTTTAACAAAGATTTCTTGATTGATTTAATTGGATACCGTCGATTTGGTCACAATGAAATGGATGAACCGTCTGTAACACAGCCGAAGATGTATGAAATTGTGACAAAACGTCCAACCGTTCGCGCTATGTATGCAAAGCAGCTTGAAGAACAAAACGTAATTCAAAGCGGCCAAGCAGATCAAATTAATGAAGAGTTACAAGCGAAGTTAAAAGCAGCTTATGAGAAAGTACCGCCAAAAGCTGAAAAGCAACATAGAATTATGGAAATGCCACAAGCAGTCTTCAAAGGAATTTCAGATATTGATACATCTGTTACAAAAGAAGAGCTGTTTGAAGTGAATCAAGAGCTAGTGAAGTACCCTGAAGGATTTAACGTATTTCCAAAACTTGATCGCATCTTATCTAAACGTGCCAAAGCGTTTGAAGAAAATGAAAGCGTAGATTGGTCATTGGGTGAGGCATTTGCGTTTGCTACGATTTTAAGAGACGGCACGCCAATTCGTATTACGGGCCAAGATTCTGAACGTGGTACGTTTGCACATAGACATCTTGTTCTTCATGATCATAAGACAGGGGATGTTTACTCACCACTACACGCAATGAAGAACGTAAGCGCTTCCTTTGATATTCGTAACAGTCCATTATCCGAAGGATCGGTTCTTGGATTTGAATACGGTTATAATGTATTTGCTCCTGAAACGCTTGTTCTTTGGGAAGCACAGTTCGGTGATTTTGCCAATGCAGGTCAAGTTATTATTGATCAGTTTATTGCAGCAGGTCGCGCTAAGTGGGGACAAAAATCTGGAATGGTCTTATTGCTGCCACACGGTCACGAAGGTCAAGGGCCAGAACACTCAAGCGCTCGTCTAGAACGTTATTTACAGCTAGCTGGAGAAAACAACTGGACAATTGCCAACGTAACAAGCGCTGCACAATATTTCCACTTACTTCGACGACAAGCAGCTATTTTACAGCGTGAAGAAGTAAGACCGCTAGTAGTTATGACACCAAAAAGTTTGCTTCGTAATGCTTTTAGTGTGTCAAACCTTGAAGAGTTTACAAAAGGCTCTTTCCGCTTAGTAGTAGAACAGCCTGGATTAGGCAAAAAAGAAGATACAGTTGAACGAATCGTTCTGTGCAGCGGAAAAATCAGCAGTGAATTAACGGAACGCTTAAACAAAGCAGAAGATGATAAAGATTGGCTTCACGTCCTTCGTCTAGAACAAATTTATCCGTTCCCAAGACGCGTAATTGCCGAAATCTTTGCTCGCTATAAAAATTTAAAAGAGATTGTCTGGTTACAAGAAGAGCCAGAAAACATGGGCGCATGGAACTATGTAGAAGATCGACTACGTGAAGTAGCACCAGAAGGAGCTACTGTTGAATACATCGGCCGCACAAGACGCTCAAGTCCAGCTGAAGGAGATCCAACAGTTCACAGACAAGAACAAGAACGTATTTTACAAGATGCATTAACTAAAAATGAAATTGCTAACGACGTTGTTACACGATAA
- a CDS encoding ABC transporter ATP-binding protein — translation MTLLKLNEIDTFYGGIQALKGITIDVEEGEIVTLIGSNGAGKSTTLKSISGQAPVKAGSIIYKGTHITKFSPHQTARLGIAHVPEGRKIFPKMTVKENLTIGAFSLSNKKVIEENMAKVLTYFPRLKERLTQKGGTMSGGEQQMLAIGRALMMNPSMLMLDEPSMGLAPIIVEQIFEIIMELNKSGMTILLVEQNAYQALQIAHRGYVFQTGEIILQGKGPELIHNEKIKEAYLA, via the coding sequence ATGACTCTATTAAAGTTAAATGAAATTGACACCTTTTACGGAGGAATTCAAGCACTTAAAGGAATAACGATTGATGTAGAAGAAGGAGAAATTGTGACTCTTATCGGAAGCAATGGAGCCGGGAAATCTACCACATTAAAGTCCATTAGCGGTCAAGCTCCTGTCAAAGCAGGTAGTATCATATATAAAGGCACCCACATCACGAAATTCTCTCCTCACCAAACGGCTCGGTTAGGAATAGCTCATGTACCAGAAGGAAGAAAGATCTTTCCTAAGATGACGGTAAAAGAAAATTTAACCATCGGAGCATTCTCACTTTCTAATAAAAAAGTAATAGAAGAAAATATGGCTAAAGTACTGACGTATTTTCCAAGGTTAAAAGAAAGATTGACTCAAAAAGGAGGCACGATGAGTGGAGGAGAGCAGCAAATGCTAGCCATCGGGCGAGCGCTTATGATGAACCCTTCTATGCTTATGCTAGATGAACCTTCTATGGGGCTTGCTCCTATCATTGTAGAACAAATATTTGAAATCATTATGGAATTAAATAAAAGTGGGATGACCATTTTACTCGTTGAACAAAACGCTTATCAAGCACTGCAAATCGCGCACCGAGGCTATGTGTTTCAAACGGGAGAAATTATTCTGCAAGGGAAAGGACCGGAATTAATTCATAATGAAAAAATAAAAGAAGCTTATTTAGCTTAA
- a CDS encoding acyltransferase, with protein sequence MERNYSIDFIKFFATVFVVCIHVNPSHDDFFLGNQENVLDVIVDTFARFAVPFFFIVSGYLFMNKIQKHPQPSAYLKKYTWNISKLYACWFIFYLLFGVVLRLFQNYGTLAERKGAVADYLTSSITFKDIFYYGSDTSGFQLWYLIALIWAVAIVFLFQRWKKIGLLMLISTVLYVTGLFGQSYSLFFPLSFQTRDALFFGLFYTVLGAMFALYGQRILSVLNVRPMIYLASFFVFSALEIVERYWLVNIQHSKPGDYFISTIFLSASLFLFVLSSPGLGKNSFFSKVGKNSVGIYVVHICILNETYRLLRSIDSSFFTNSVVAYIFIVPAVFWCSYYLYRGIQWAKEKIHVKPHKHPITKLQHK encoded by the coding sequence ATGGAACGTAATTATTCAATTGATTTTATTAAATTTTTTGCTACAGTGTTTGTTGTTTGTATTCATGTTAATCCATCACATGACGATTTCTTTTTAGGGAACCAGGAAAATGTGCTAGATGTCATTGTTGACACATTTGCACGATTCGCGGTTCCTTTTTTCTTTATTGTATCAGGGTATTTGTTTATGAATAAAATTCAAAAACATCCGCAGCCTTCTGCATACTTAAAAAAATACACGTGGAATATTTCAAAGCTTTATGCATGTTGGTTCATCTTTTATTTATTGTTTGGTGTAGTTCTGCGCTTATTTCAGAACTATGGAACGTTAGCAGAACGAAAAGGTGCAGTAGCTGATTATTTAACATCATCCATCACATTCAAAGATATCTTTTATTATGGAAGTGACACAAGCGGATTTCAGCTTTGGTACTTGATTGCGTTAATTTGGGCTGTCGCCATCGTTTTCTTATTTCAAAGATGGAAAAAGATTGGCTTATTAATGCTTATCAGCACCGTATTATACGTAACGGGGTTGTTTGGGCAATCTTATTCTTTATTTTTTCCACTTTCCTTTCAAACGAGAGATGCCCTATTCTTTGGTTTGTTCTATACCGTATTAGGAGCTATGTTTGCCCTTTATGGTCAGCGAATTCTGTCAGTATTAAATGTAAGGCCAATGATTTATTTAGCCAGCTTTTTTGTATTTTCAGCGTTAGAGATCGTCGAGCGTTACTGGTTGGTCAATATCCAGCACAGCAAGCCCGGAGACTATTTTATTTCTACGATTTTTTTATCAGCATCATTGTTTTTATTCGTATTGAGCAGTCCAGGTCTTGGCAAAAACTCGTTTTTCTCAAAGGTTGGGAAAAATTCAGTTGGCATTTATGTAGTGCATATATGTATATTAAATGAGACCTATCGATTGCTTCGTTCCATAGATTCTTCTTTCTTTACAAATAGTGTCGTTGCATACATATTCATTGTACCGGCGGTATTTTGGTGCTCATACTATTTATATAGAGGGATTCAATGGGCAAAGGAAAAAATACATGTGAAGCCACACAAACATCCGATTACAAAGCTACAGCATAAATAA
- a CDS encoding OsmC family protein: protein MAKHHFHLQANWPGGRNEVGTIESGQLKTKISIPPEMDGPGAGTNPDEMLLGAAATCYIITLAAMLERSGIHQEALTMESEAIVDVTNGVFTYEKIIHKPHVIVTSDLAAQEEKINRLIKKAETSCMISRAIQGNVEIELEPQLTVKA, encoded by the coding sequence ATGGCAAAACATCACTTTCATTTGCAAGCAAATTGGCCAGGAGGCCGAAATGAAGTGGGTACAATTGAATCAGGACAATTAAAAACAAAAATTTCTATTCCACCAGAAATGGACGGGCCAGGAGCGGGAACAAATCCAGATGAAATGCTGCTAGGAGCAGCAGCCACTTGCTACATTATCACGCTTGCGGCGATGCTCGAAAGAAGCGGAATCCATCAGGAGGCTTTAACGATGGAATCAGAAGCTATTGTGGACGTAACGAATGGTGTATTCACGTACGAAAAAATCATTCATAAACCTCACGTTATCGTCACATCTGACCTTGCAGCTCAAGAAGAAAAAATCAATCGACTTATAAAAAAAGCAGAAACATCCTGTATGATTTCAAGAGCAATTCAAGGAAATGTAGAGATTGAATTAGAGCCTCAGCTCACAGTAAAAGCGTAA
- a CDS encoding MDR family MFS transporter: MVSSEKHIRFIVAGLLLGIFMSAMDNTIVATAMGKIISDLGGLDKFVWVTSAYMVAVMAGMPIFGKLSDMYGRKRFFIFGLTVFLLGSALCGLAQSIVQLSIYRAIQGIGGGALLPIAFTIVFDIFPPEKRGKMTGLLGAVFGSASVFGPLLGAYITEYISWHWVFYVNVPIGLLSLFFIVRFYKESTSHKKQKIDWIGATTLVISVVSLMFALELGGKEYEWSSPQILSLFAIFAVALSLFFFVEKRAEEPIISFWMFKRRLFATSQILAFLYGATFIILTVFIPIFVQAVYGGSATNAGLILTPMMLGSVAGSAIGGILLTKTSFRNLMIMSVFSFAAGMFLLGTMEPDTPRWMLTVFMILTGFGVGFSFSLLPTSSTHKLDPQFRGSANSTNSFARSLGMTLGVTIFGTIQSNTFTHELERNFQGMGNASQGSFSQIGDPSAVFQSSARNSIPPQILDKIVDAMSTSITYAFMLALIPIAVAIITVFLMGNERVEVPAKKRVEGKEPAAQK, translated from the coding sequence ATGGTTTCATCAGAAAAACATATTCGTTTTATCGTAGCAGGATTGCTGCTCGGTATTTTTATGTCAGCCATGGATAATACCATCGTAGCGACAGCTATGGGAAAAATCATTTCTGATTTAGGCGGGTTAGATAAGTTTGTTTGGGTTACGTCCGCCTATATGGTTGCCGTAATGGCAGGTATGCCGATATTTGGTAAACTATCTGATATGTATGGGCGCAAACGGTTTTTTATTTTTGGATTAACCGTATTCTTACTTGGCTCTGCGTTGTGTGGTCTAGCACAAAGCATTGTGCAGCTAAGTATTTACCGGGCGATTCAAGGAATTGGAGGGGGAGCACTTCTGCCGATTGCTTTTACCATTGTATTTGATATTTTCCCTCCCGAAAAGCGCGGGAAAATGACGGGGTTGTTAGGTGCTGTTTTTGGCTCAGCAAGCGTATTTGGTCCGCTTCTAGGTGCCTATATTACGGAATACATTAGCTGGCACTGGGTATTTTATGTGAACGTGCCGATTGGACTTTTATCGTTATTTTTTATTGTGCGCTTTTATAAAGAGTCAACAAGTCATAAAAAACAAAAAATTGACTGGATAGGTGCAACCACTCTTGTTATTTCAGTAGTCAGTTTAATGTTTGCTCTTGAACTTGGAGGAAAAGAGTACGAGTGGTCTTCTCCACAAATTTTATCTCTTTTTGCTATCTTTGCTGTAGCACTATCACTTTTCTTTTTTGTGGAAAAACGAGCGGAAGAGCCGATTATTTCATTTTGGATGTTCAAACGCCGTTTATTTGCAACATCACAGATTCTCGCTTTCTTATACGGAGCAACATTTATTATTTTGACCGTATTTATTCCTATTTTCGTTCAAGCTGTCTACGGAGGTTCTGCTACAAATGCAGGTTTAATTTTAACTCCGATGATGTTAGGATCGGTAGCAGGAAGTGCTATTGGAGGGATTCTTCTCACAAAAACAAGCTTCCGAAACTTAATGATTATGTCCGTTTTTTCATTTGCAGCGGGAATGTTTTTGTTAGGAACAATGGAACCCGATACACCTCGTTGGATGCTAACGGTATTTATGATTTTGACTGGATTTGGCGTAGGATTTAGCTTTTCCCTTTTACCAACTTCGTCAACACATAAGCTGGATCCGCAGTTTAGAGGTTCAGCCAACTCAACGAACTCATTTGCACGCTCATTAGGAATGACGCTGGGAGTTACGATTTTTGGAACGATTCAAAGCAATACATTTACACATGAGCTGGAGCGTAATTTTCAAGGTATGGGAAATGCATCACAAGGATCATTTTCTCAAATAGGAGATCCAAGTGCAGTCTTTCAATCAAGTGCCCGAAACAGCATTCCGCCTCAAATATTGGATAAGATTGTTGATGCCATGTCTACATCGATCACGTATGCATTTATGCTGGCTCTTATTCCAATTGCAGTAGCTATCATTACCGTCTTTTTAATGGGAAATGAGCGCGTGGAAGTTCCTGCTAAAAAGCGGGTAGAAGGTAAGGAACCTGCAGCTCAAAAATAG
- a CDS encoding NAD-dependent epimerase/dehydratase family protein: protein MKTALVLGGTRFFGKNLVQTLLSKGVKVTLATRGKTPDDFGDRVERIFLDRVEKDSVIETTRGRKWDVIFDQICYSSHGAAVAVEAFRHSTSHYVLTSTLSVYGSLEKTCYEEDFDPYKYPISYTRRENISYQEGKRQAEAVFFQKAPFSVTAVRFPIVMGKDDYTDRLRFHVEKIMHEEEIGVPAIEAEMNFISQEEAGEFLVWCAEQKLKGPINACSNGTISLKNLFLYIEQAAGKKAKTTSRLTDENSSPYGVDHSWTMNNEKASFWGYSFTNLQDWLPSLIKAFVENEKKVPLS, encoded by the coding sequence ATGAAAACAGCACTTGTGTTAGGTGGAACTCGTTTTTTTGGAAAAAATTTAGTTCAGACATTGCTCTCTAAAGGAGTAAAGGTTACATTAGCAACGCGAGGTAAGACACCGGATGATTTCGGCGACCGAGTTGAGCGAATTTTTCTTGATCGTGTAGAAAAAGATTCTGTAATCGAAACAACACGAGGAAGAAAATGGGATGTTATCTTCGATCAAATATGTTATTCTTCACACGGCGCAGCTGTTGCTGTTGAAGCTTTTCGTCATAGTACCAGTCACTATGTACTCACCTCGACTCTTTCAGTATACGGTTCTTTAGAAAAAACGTGTTATGAAGAAGATTTTGATCCATATAAGTATCCTATTTCATATACACGCCGTGAAAATATTTCCTACCAAGAAGGAAAACGTCAAGCCGAGGCGGTATTCTTTCAAAAAGCACCGTTTTCAGTGACGGCTGTCCGTTTTCCAATTGTAATGGGAAAAGATGATTATACGGACCGCTTACGTTTTCATGTAGAAAAGATTATGCATGAAGAAGAAATTGGTGTACCAGCTATTGAAGCAGAAATGAACTTCATTTCACAGGAAGAAGCAGGTGAATTTTTAGTCTGGTGTGCAGAACAGAAGCTAAAAGGGCCGATTAACGCTTGTTCAAATGGTACCATTTCACTCAAAAATTTATTTTTATATATTGAACAAGCAGCGGGTAAAAAAGCAAAAACAACCTCTCGTTTAACAGACGAAAATAGTTCTCCGTATGGAGTGGATCATTCTTGGACGATGAACAATGAAAAAGCTAGCTTTTGGGGATATTCATTTACAAACCTGCAGGACTGGCTGCCATCATTAATCAAAGCTTTCGTTGAGAATGAAAAGAAAGTACCTTTAAGTTAG
- a CDS encoding GyrI-like domain-containing protein: MLTDLVVSQKVVKVNEFTVVGVPIRTDEPVEETGTGLIPEHWQTFYKQQLANKIANKVNGNTFALYTEFEYNQKMNFTFALGYEVLPGGELKDDMREFIIPEGEYMVFTTAVGPARQVVVEAWAYIREWAKKNHRAYKIDFELYDERCIDPEYSQVDIYVSI; the protein is encoded by the coding sequence ATGTTGACTGACTTAGTCGTAAGTCAAAAAGTGGTCAAAGTAAATGAATTTACTGTAGTAGGAGTGCCTATTCGAACAGATGAACCTGTGGAAGAAACGGGCACAGGTCTTATTCCTGAGCACTGGCAGACTTTTTATAAACAACAGTTAGCTAATAAAATCGCCAATAAAGTAAATGGTAATACATTTGCTCTTTATACAGAATTTGAATACAATCAGAAAATGAATTTTACATTTGCTCTCGGATATGAAGTTTTACCCGGCGGAGAACTGAAAGATGATATGAGAGAGTTCATCATTCCAGAAGGTGAATACATGGTGTTTACAACGGCTGTTGGCCCAGCTAGACAGGTAGTCGTAGAGGCTTGGGCTTATATTCGCGAGTGGGCTAAAAAAAATCATCGTGCCTATAAAATAGATTTTGAATTATATGATGAACGCTGTATTGATCCTGAGTACAGTCAAGTCGATATTTATGTTTCGATTTAA